The Panicum virgatum strain AP13 chromosome 5K, P.virgatum_v5, whole genome shotgun sequence genome has a window encoding:
- the LOC120709056 gene encoding leucine-rich repeat receptor protein kinase MSP1-like, giving the protein MGSHGLFTLILLICFIPNSALGGYSDISTLFNLRDALTQGKGFLRNWFDSETPPCNWSGIACVGHTVVKIDLSSVPIYTPLPLCVGSFQSLVLLNFSGCGFSGELPDVWGNLHHLRYLDLSSNQLTGVLPVSLYGLKRLQELVLDNNFFYGQLSPAIAQLQYLKKLSVSMNSISGALPPELGSLQNLEFLDLHMNEFNGSIPASLGNLSRLLHLDASQNNLGGSIFPGITAMANLVTVDLSSNALVGPLPREIGQLQNLQLLILGHNGFSGSIPEEIGELKLLEELILPGCKLTGIPWEVGGLRSLKLLDISGNNFETELPASIGNLGNLSRLLAKGAGFSGSIPRELGSCKKLMYVDLSTNSFSGFIPEELAGLEAIANFNVGQNNLSGHIPEWIQNWVNLRSISLGQNMFYGPLPVLPLQHLVSFSAETNMLSGSIPVEICKGKSLQSLLLHNNNLTGNIMEAFKGCKNLTELNLQGNHLHGEIPQYLSELPLVSVELSQNNFTGKLPEKLWESSTILAIALSYNQLTGPIPESIGRLSTLQRLQIDSNYLEGPIPPSIGTLRNLTTLSLHGNRLSGNIPLELFNCRNLVTLDLSSNNLSGHIPRTISQLTFLNTLNLSSNRLSGAIPAEICVGFGNAAHPDSEFIQHHGLLDLSYNRLTSHIPIGIKNCAMVTVLNLQGNMLDGTIPPELGELANVTAIYLSYNTLVGPMLPWSAPLLQLQGLFLSNNHLGGSIPTDIDQILPKIAKLDLSSNAFTGTLPESLLCIDDLTYLDVSNNSLSGQIPFSCPKDKESSSSLIFFNGSSNHFSGNLDQSISNFTKLSSLDIHNNSLTGSLPFSLSDLSYLNYLDLSSNNFHGAIPCGICNIFGLSFANFSGNHIGMYTLADCADEGFCAGNGFDHKMLHSSNRRVSKAAIICVSIIIVVVVLVLLMVLLRWKLLRNKPLALVPASKAKATVEPTSSDELLGKKFREPLSINLATFEHALLRVTADDILKATENFSKVHIIGDGGFGTVYRAALPEGRRVAIKRLHGGHQFQGVREFLAEMETIGKVKHPNLVPLLGYCVCGDERFLIYEYMENGSLEMWLRNRADAIEVLGWPDRLKICLGSARGLSFLHHGFVPHIIHRDMKSSNILLDENFEPRVSDFGLARIISACETHVSTDIAGTFGYIPPEYGMTMKSSAKGDVYSFGVVMLELLTGRPPTGQEDGEGGGNLVGWVRWMMAHGKENELFDPCLPVSSLWREQMARVLAIARDCTADEPWKRPSMLEVVKGLKMAQTMECGPLVVTVTREV; this is encoded by the coding sequence ATGGGATCCCATGGTTTGTTCACCTTGATCCTACTTATATGTTTTATCCCAAACTCTGCTTTGGGTGGATATAGTGATATAAGCACCCTGTTCAACCTGAGGGACGCACTCACTCAAGGGAAAGGATTTCTCAGGAACTGGTTTGATTCAGAAACACCCCCATGCAACTGGTCAGGTATAGCTTGTGTGGGGCATACTGTTGTGAAAATAGACTTATCATCTGTGCCAATTTACACCCCACTCCCATTATGTGTCGGGTCATTCCAATCACTTGTTCTTCTCAACTTTAGTGGTTGTGGGTTTTCTGGTGAGCTCCCAGATGTTTGGGGGAACTTGCACCATCTCCGCTACCTTGACTTGAGCAGTAACCAGCTTACAGGGGTCCTTCCTGTCTCGTTATATGGACTGAAGAGATTGCAAGAACTGGTGCTTGACAATAATTTCTTTTATGGGCAATTGAGTCCTGCTATTGCACAGCTTCAGTACCTCAAGAAGCTATCTGTATCCATGAATTCCATCTCCGGTGCCCTTCCTCCGGAGCTGGGCAGTCTGCAGAATCTGGAGTTCCTGGACCTTCACATGAATGAATTCAATGGGTCAATACCAGCATCTTTGGGTAATCTGTCTCGGCTCTTGCATCTTGATGCAAGCCAGAATAATCTTGGAGGGTCAATATTCCCAGGTATAACTGCAATGGCAAACCTTGTGACAGTTGATCTCTCATCAAATGCCTTGGTGGGGCCACTACCTAGGGAGATTGGTCAGCTACAGAATCTCCAATTGTTAATATTGGGGCATAATGGTTTCAGTGGAAGCATTCCAGAAGAGATTGGTGAATTAAAGCTGCTGGAAGAGCTTATACTCCCTGGATGCAAACTCACAGGTATCCCTTGGGAAGTTGGTGGTCTCAGAAGCTTAAAGCTACTTGATATATCAGGGAACAATTTCGAGACTGAACTCCCGGCATCTATTGGCAACCTGGGAAATCTTTCTCGTCTGCTTGCAAAGGGTGCTGGGTTCAGTGGGAGTATTCCGAGAGAGCTTGGTAGCTGCAAGAAGCTTATGTATGTTGATCTGTCTACCAACTCCTTTTCTGGCTTTATACCTGAAGAACTTGCAGGTTTAGAAGCCATTGCCAATTTTAATGTGGGACAGAACAATCTGTCTGGTCATATTCCAGAGTGGATCCAGAACTGGGTGAATCTTCGCTCCATATCGCTGGGTCAAAACATGTTTTATGGGCCCCTTCCAGTGTTGCCATTGCAGCATCTGGTTTCTTTCTCTGCAGAAACCAACATGCTCTCTGGTTCTATTCCTGTTGAGATATGCAAGGGCAAATCGCTGCAGTCACTGCTATTGCACAATAATAATCTGACTGGGAATATCATGGAGGCATTTAAAGGGTGCAAAAACCTTACAGAACTTAACCTGCAAGGAAACCATCTTCATGGTGAGATACCGCAGTACTTGTCTGAGCTACCACTAGTAAGTGTGGAATTGTCCCAAAATAACTTCACAGGGAAGCTGCCTGAAAAATTGTGGGAATCATCAACTATTCTTGCGATCGCACTCAGCTACAATCAGCTTACTGGCCCTATACCTGAAAGCATAGGTAGGCTCTCCACTTTGCAGAGGCTACAGATCGACAGTAACTACTTGGAAGGACCTATCCCACCGTCAATTGGCACTTTAAGGAATCTGACAACTCTCTCTTTACATGGCAATAGGCTTTCTGGGAACATTCCACTAGAGCTCTTCAACTGCAGAAACCTTGTTACTCTGGACCTGAGCTCTAACAATCTGTCTGGCCACATCCCAAGGACCATATCTCAGTTGACATTtctcaacaccttgaatttgtctaGTAATCGGCTGTCCGGTGCTATACCTGCCGAGATCTGTGTTGGATTTGGGAATGCAGCTCACCCAGACTCGGAATTTATTCAGCATCACGGCTTGCTTGATCTTTCATACAACCGATTGACCAGTCATATCCCAATAGGGATCAAGAATTGTGCTATGGTTACAGTGCTGAACCTGCAAGGAAATATGCTCGACGGCACCATTCCACCAGAGCTTGGTGAACTGGCAAATGTTACAGCCATCTATCTTTCTTATAACACATTAGTTGGTCCCATGCTTCCCTGGTCTGCACCTTTACTACAACTGCAAGGTCTTTTTCTCTCGAATAACCACTTAGGTGGCTCGATTCCCACTGATATTGACCAAATACTTCCCAAAATTGCTAAGCTAGACTTATCCAGTAATGCATTTACTGGAACTCTACCCGAGTCTTTACTCTGCATTGATGACCTAACCTATTTGGATGTCAGTAATAACAGCCTCTCTGGACAAATCCCATTCTCTTGTCCTAAAGATAAGGAATCCTCAAGCTCACTGATATTCTTCAATGGAAGCAGTAACCATTTCTCAGGGAACCTGGATCAGTCTATTTCAAACTTCACAAAACTGTCTTCTCTTGATATCCACAACAATAGCCTCACTGGAAGTTTGCCTTTTTCCCTTTCTGATCTCAGTTATTTGAACTATCTGGACCTCTCTAgcaacaacttccatggtgccATCCCTTGTGGTATCTGCAATATATTTGGCCTCTCATTTGCCAACTTCTCTGGTAATCACATTGGCATGTACACCTTGGCAGATTGTGCCGACGAAGGCTTTTGTGCTGGAAATGGTTTTGATCATAAGATGCTTCATTCATCGAATCGAAGAGTTTCAAAAGCAGCAATAATCTGTGTCAGTATAATCATTGTCGTCGTTGTCTTAGTTCTTCTGATGGTTCTTCTGAGATGGAAGCTATTGAGAAACAAGCCATTGGCTCTTGTACCTGCCAGCAAGGCCAAGGCTACTGTTGAGCCAACCTCAAGTGACGAACTCCTTGGGAAGAAGTTTCGGGAACCCCTGAGTATCAATCTTGCAACATTTGAACATGCTCTTCTGAGGGTCACTGCAGATGACATTCTGAAAGCCACTGAGAATTTTAGTAAGGTGCACATCATAGGGGATGGTGGGTTTGGCACTGTCTACAGGGCAGCACTTCCTGAAGGCCGGAGAGTTGCAATCAAGAGGCTTCATGGTGGTCATCAGTTCCAAGGTGTTCGTGAGTTCCTGGCTGAAATGGAGACAATTGGAAAGGTGAAACATCCTAATCTGGTTCCTCTACTTGGCTACTGTGTTTGTGGTGATGAACGGTTCCTGATATATGAGTACATGGAGAATGGGAGTCTTGAAATGTGGCTCAGGAACCGAGCTGATGCCATTGAAGTACTTGGATGGCCAGACCGCCTGAAGATCTGCCTCGGTTCTGCCCGTGGCCTTTCGTTCCTGCACCATGGCTTTGTACCCCATATCATCCACCGGGACATGAAGTCAAGCAACATTCTGTTGGATGAGAACTTCGAGCCGAGAGTCTCTGACTTTGGCCTTGCAAGGATAATCAGTGCATGCGAGACTCATGTCAGCACTGACATTgctggtacctttggctacATACCTCCAGAGTACGGCATGACTATGAAATCCTCTGCGAAAGGTGACGTCTATAGCTTTGGTGTTGTAATGCTGGAGCTGCTCACTGGGCGCCCACCTACAGGGCAAGAGGATGGGGAAGGGGGTGGAAACCTAGTTGGCTGGGTGCGATGGATGATGGCACATGGTAAGGAGAATGAACTATTTGATCCTTGTTTGCCAGTATCAAGCTTGTGGAGAGAACAGATGGCCCGTGTGCTTGCCATTGCCAGGGACTGCACTGCCGACGAGCCATGGAAGAGGCCAAGCATGCTGGAAGTGGTGAAGGGCCTCAAGATGGCCCAGACAATGGAATGTGGACCTCTGGTGGTGACAGTCACTAGGGAAGTGTAA
- the LOC120709057 gene encoding CRIB domain-containing protein RIC4-like isoform X2 gives MSSREQQQPRRFIAIPFSSGCRSHSSVDVVDTSRHAGKKPHPQGGASARPAATAGKGESLVARLLRGFKNLSQIFAVYDEEDEEEEREMVIGLPTDVKHVAHIGWDGSTSTTTSLRSWNRAAPPPPPASSSSSSASTSAAAPPQQQQHQPPEQYPLPLPALDMRQFELAMAAQAAGTSGPHRHHS, from the exons atgaGCAgcagggagcagcagcagccgcggcggTTCATCGCCATCCCCTTCTCCTCCGGCTGCCGCTCCCACTCCAGCGTCGACGTCGTCGATACCTCGCGCCACGCCGGCAAGAAGCCCCACCCGCAAG GCGGTGCGTCGGCGAGGCCGGCAGCGACGGCGGGCAAGGGGGAGTCGCTGGTGGCGCGGCTCCTCCGCGGGTTCAAGAACCTGTCCCAAATCTTCGCGGTGTACgacgaggaagacgaggaggaggagcgggagaTGGTGATCGGGCTCCCCACGGACGTGAAGCACGTCGCGCACATCGGCTGGGACGgcagcaccagcaccaccaccagcctCCGCTCCTggaaccgcgccgcgccgcctccgccgccggcatcctcctcctcctcgtccgcgtccacctccgccgccgcgccgccccagcagcagcagcaccagccgcCGGAGCAGTACCCGCTGCCCCTCCCGGCGCTCGACATGCGGCAGTtcgagctcgccatggccgcccagGCCGCCGGCACCAGCGGCCCCCACCGGCATCACAGCTAG
- the LOC120709059 gene encoding nucleolin-like, with the protein MDGGRPEMRRTMTLSEQLSTPDPAIRDFLKIPQDADVGGTPGEDGNPAAGGGGGWKPLRDRLRLRRAAGAWPPPKPRGPAAAAQAHARTSSGDLSNSTSANSRSNKYNHAGEAAAAFSRTFSRAPSLRATPTFSRVASTRVGPSSSSRSTSSSRRPGSSNFRDHEEERHDDRDGDDSEEDNDDEEDEEEEEGKEEAPAAQMSLMALLEQSDSQWDDDEDEDAGGGGARKNGEGDDDDDDGEGREEEMVHVCCVCMVRHKGAAFIPCGHTFCRLCSRELWVSRGNCPLCNGFIQEILDIF; encoded by the coding sequence ATGGACGGCGGTCGGCCGGAGATGCGGCGGACCATGACGCTGTCCGAGCAGCTGTCCACGCCCGACCCGGCCATCCGCGACTTCCTCAAGATCCCCCAGGACGCCGACGTCGGCGGGACCCCCGGCGAGGACGGCAACCCtgcggccggcggaggcggcggctggaaGCCGCTCCGGGACCGCCTCCGGCTCCGCCGCGCGGCgggcgcctggccgccgcccaaGCCCCGCGGCCCCGCGGCTGCGGCCCAGGCCCACGCCCGGACGAGCAGCGGCGACCTCAGCAACAGCACCAGCGCCAACAGCCGCAGCAACAAGTACAAccacgccggcgaggcggcggcggcgttctcccGCACCTTCTCCCGCGCGCCCTCGCTCCGCGCGACGCCCACATTCTCCCGCGTCGCGTCCACCCGGGTCGGCcccagctcctcctcccgctccacCTCAAGCTCCAGGCGCCCCGGGTCGTCCAACTTCCGCGACCATGAAGAGGAACGCCACGACgaccgcgacggcgacgacagTGAAGAAGATAATgatgacgaggaggacgaggaggaggaggagggcaagGAGGAGGCGCCCGCGGCGCAGATGTCGCTGATGGCGCTGCTGGAGCAGTCTGACAGCCAgtgggacgacgacgaggacgaggatgccggcggcggcggcgcgcggaagAACGGCgagggcgacgacgacgatgacgacggcgagggccgggaggaggagatggtgcACGTGTGCTGCGTGTGCATGGTGCGGCACAAGGGCGCCGCCTTCATCCCCTGCGGCCACACCTTCTGCCGCCTCTGCTCGCGCGAGCTCTGGGTCAGCCGCGGCAACTGCCCGCTCTGCAACGGGTTCATCCAGGAGATCCTCGATATCTTCTGA
- the LOC120709057 gene encoding CRIB domain-containing protein RIC4-like isoform X1, with protein sequence MSSREQQQPRRFIAIPFSSGCRSHSSVDVVDTSRHAGKKPHPQGIEFGMVPGGASARPAATAGKGESLVARLLRGFKNLSQIFAVYDEEDEEEEREMVIGLPTDVKHVAHIGWDGSTSTTTSLRSWNRAAPPPPPASSSSSSASTSAAAPPQQQQHQPPEQYPLPLPALDMRQFELAMAAQAAGTSGPHRHHS encoded by the exons atgaGCAgcagggagcagcagcagccgcggcggTTCATCGCCATCCCCTTCTCCTCCGGCTGCCGCTCCCACTCCAGCGTCGACGTCGTCGATACCTCGCGCCACGCCGGCAAGAAGCCCCACCCGCAAG GGATTGAGTTCGGGATGGTGCCAGGCGGTGCGTCGGCGAGGCCGGCAGCGACGGCGGGCAAGGGGGAGTCGCTGGTGGCGCGGCTCCTCCGCGGGTTCAAGAACCTGTCCCAAATCTTCGCGGTGTACgacgaggaagacgaggaggaggagcgggagaTGGTGATCGGGCTCCCCACGGACGTGAAGCACGTCGCGCACATCGGCTGGGACGgcagcaccagcaccaccaccagcctCCGCTCCTggaaccgcgccgcgccgcctccgccgccggcatcctcctcctcctcgtccgcgtccacctccgccgccgcgccgccccagcagcagcagcaccagccgcCGGAGCAGTACCCGCTGCCCCTCCCGGCGCTCGACATGCGGCAGTtcgagctcgccatggccgcccagGCCGCCGGCACCAGCGGCCCCCACCGGCATCACAGCTAG